The genomic interval agatttctcccataactgtgcaattagttttttgtttcttctatatttaatgttccatttaaatgtccaaaaattcgatgtaatgtttttgaagaaactttttgggaactaaacaaggtcttagattgcaaaaacattttaaaaaaatatcatataaatttttttaacacatatttaaagtattaaacgtagtctaattacaaaaaaatttcagattccgcctggaaatcgcgagacaaatcttttgagtctaattaatccgtcattagcatatgatggttactgtagcacttatggctaatcacgtcctaattaggctcaaaagatttatttcatgatttccccgtaactgtgtaattagttttagtgtttatatatatttaatacttcatttatatgttaaagattcgatgtgatgtttttgaaaaaagttacGGGGACTAAACAGGATCTAATTTGTCTTCTGGGTCATCTGATGAACCACACTCAATTCAGGTCATCGCGCAGGTggttattttaattaatactaGTACTAGGATGCATTGCATAATTGCATTGCTCATGATCTAGCTTGACGTTGACTCCAGGTACAAGACGACCTGACAAAACCCACGAGGCGTGTCAGTTTTGCTTCCATGTGACTTGTTCTTACAGGGCATTTTTTCCCTCTCGACAACAGCTACCGAGAAACGATCACCGTATTTGCGtctttgcttatatttataattataagtcaaaacttaaatttttaatctaaaatttaaagttaattttaggtttttccaccaaaatttattttttgtcatgACTCTtaaattacttaaaaatacatatatatatttattcataaatcatttttcatttggTAATATACAATCAACCTTAATGGTAGGTCAAAATGGTAGTGGTCAGCTTTAATCAAGACAATCTAGACTCACAATGATCTAATAGcgtatatttttctctttgggACTAATTCTCTATCCATTTtatatccattttatattataagactttcttgatttgtctatatttatccatatattaatgtatatgttttatatatgtgtctaaatttattagcatatatataaatatagaccaGAAGAGAAAGTCTTATAAAATGGAATGaagtaaataattttttagtctGCACAGCGTACATGCTGGGTTTTTTGTGCCATctttaggccccgtttagttcccaaaaattttcaccaaaaaacatcacatcaaatctttggacacctaaatagagtattaaacatagataaaacgaaaaactaattgcacagtgacgtgagaaatcgtaagacggatcttttgagcctaattagtactccctccgtttcataatataagaagttaattcatctattaaccaatatatattgtttatatatatatatatatgtctagatttattgatatctatatgaatttaggatacgctagaaaatcttacattatgaaacggaggtagtacatgattagccataagtgctacagtaacctatatgcgctaatgatggattaattaggctcaaaagattcatctcgcggtttccatgcgagccgtgaaattcgttttctcattcttgtccaaaaaccccttctaacatccggtcaaacatctgatgtgacacacaaaaattttcatttcaccaactaaacactcCCTTATTGTACGGTAAACTTCGCACCTTCAAAAGTTTAGTATAGAAATAGTGGATCATTCTGTATTAGATCGGAAAATCCtatcaataaatatttctcaaaacaaatactacctctatttttctagtattgattagattcatatgaatgttaatgaatatatatatatatatatatatatatataatacatttatatattgatgGATTTAGATATAGCCAAAAGTCattaatatgaaacggatggagtagctCCAAACCGTAAAATATGGGAACTTTTGAATATCAAAGCCTTACATCAGAGCTTTAGAACGTTAGAACTTCATACTAGAACTTCCAACCCATCCTTTTtcatgaaagttttatttaactCAATCAACTACATCAACATCAAGATAGTAGAATCATACTGAGAATACTCCCGAACTTTGCATAACAAAGACACAcctagaaaattataaaaataccacTTGAACGTTTCATATactagattttataaacaaggggcaattgcaaatttgccactTGAATGAAATGATATTGCAAGACTAtcactagaaaattataaaaataccacTAGAACAAATAGTTCTAGTGGTATCTTTGTAATTCAGTAAAAACGAGTGAAAAATTTGCAGGTGTAGGAAAATTCTAAGGACCATTAACCTGTAGACTAGATTGTCATCCATGCTCATGTAAAAACATTTCCTGGTGATCCGCTACAACACATGACAAGCCGATGCAACTAAATCACATTAACCTGAGTTCTGAAGTTTACCCCAACACAGTGCTAGTAGATAATTAAATGGATAACCTGCAAAGTATAAGTAATTGTTTTGCTCTTATAACCCAAAAATCATTCCTCCATAATCCTACATAACCATAACGACCTACAAGTCACGACTCCTCCTAATAAGATCCGCAATTTCAACTCTTTTGACATTCTCAAAAGCcaataactaaaaatatgcTAGACACTATATAGAGGAACATTGCTATGAGCAGGAGCTAGATGCTAGATGATGAGATTTCGTTGAGAACTCCCTATTCGAGGTCAGGTTCTAATGAAATATATCTTGCTCCTACATTAGCACATAATGGCGTATATAGAATCTTATGTTTGGGTGGTTAAACTTATATAGTTTTctttaaatacaataaatatataaatataaaaaatataatacaacAATCATTGAAAAATCACCATCACGTATTATTaaggaagtttttttttctttttctatgtaTGTGTGTTTGTTGTagattagaatttttttggtatCAGCACAGTATCAACAATATCAACATAAGGGACATTAGGTTATTCCACACCACTGatttaggccttgttcggCAGCCCAAATTCCAAACCAGTCCAGGAACCATTCTAGACCAGGTTTGAATGGAGCCAAGTGTATTCACTAAAAATCTGAAACCACACGTGGTTTGAATCCACTCCTTTTCTTAATCCAGCTCTTCAAAAAAAGTGTATTCGGTTTGAGCTGGAAAGAAAACAGCTAGCACCAATATACAGTTTGTCACAAGTGCCCAAGGGGCTTAACAGCATAGCAAATTAACAGTTTCAAGTGCCAAAGGACAGACAACACTCTTTCAAGTGCCAAAAGGGCTGGACATAGAAGACCCTTAACAGCAAATCAACAGTTTGTCACAAGTGCCAAACTGGCATGATCAACAACCATAATATTCAGATTCGAATGTTGAGACAGCTCCTCCATTGTGTGCAACTCCATGGGTTCTTTCCCTTCTTCGCATGCTTTATCCAAACCGCAAACCCACAATTAAGATAAAATgacaaatgtttataaatcaGTGTGAAGTAGAATCAGTATGATAATCATTTTGATATTGGAGACACAAAAGATTGTACTCTCAATTTAGTCTTCTAGAAATAACAAAAAGCACAGCTTGAAGAGCACCACAATGAGGCTCATGTCTTCAAGAAATAATACATAGTTTTTTCATATTCTTTCAAAGGAAATCAGGTACTCCTAGAATTGCAGTTTTTTCAGTTCTCACTTGTCAGCCTAGTCATCATCTAGCagactttagaaaaaaaaagcatgatcTAATCCTTAAACATTAATTGATATAGATTAGTACTATAAGCCAAACAACTATCCAAACTGAACATCATACTGAGCATCTATCCAAACTGACATCATATTGTTAGAGTACTGAATTGAACTAAATATACTAATCAATTTACTTAAACATGAATTACTATACTGTTTAAAACAGCAGTAAATGTCAGCGTTCCATTTTCTCTTAAATAGTACTACCATACTTCAAGAATCTTAGCATAcacctaaatttattaatcaaCTACATAGCCTGAAATCAGTCTGCAGAAAAAGGGCATCAAGCAAATGAtcaaagcaaaataaaaacacatacCAGTAACACAAAAACTGTAACATGTTCTTTTCCAAACAATACAAGTAGCCCAAAGTTTCAACAAGACGAGAACTAACCTTTGGTGATGCTAGGCCATTTCATTTCTCAGCCACATTAAAGCAGACTCTAAGTCATCTTCGCAGGCACACAAAAAGATTTCTCTATTTGCTAAGGTCTTAAAAACAGCAAAAGCCTTTGCCTTCTCTTGTTTGGTAACATCCATTGAGTTCAACATAGATACACACTTCTTGACAGAATAGTCTGCTGCTTGTGAAAATTCCTTCTCTCTAGCTATAGCTTCTTCCTCGTGTTGCTTAGTCCTCATCTCAAGGTATCGATCCATCATGTTCTCCACTCTTGAATTCTTACTAGTctttttatcttctttttcttgtctCCTCTTTGCTATTAAAGCCTGTCTTTTTTGCTCTTCAGTCATAATTCTTGAATCCTCAGCTTGAGTTTCCTTCTCTCTCGTGTTTCTTTGGTCTTCAAGCAGCACAtcagtttctttctctctcggGTTTCTTAACACAACAtcactttctttctctcttgagTTTCTTTGGTCTTCGAGCAGCACAAGATCATCTTGCTGTTGACTATCATCGTCCAATTCTTGTACTAGCCTTAGGGGTTTCTCATCTTCCATTGAATCAAGGGAGGTGCAGTTGTGTTTTCCTTCAGCAAGTTGGCCTATGTAACAACAAGGATACAATACACGGTTTAAATTGTAGATAAGTAGCAATTTTTCTACCAAGTTACTTACTAATTTGGACAAGGAGAACTCATTAATTTGGACAGCAAGATCAAAACCTATCATCATATAGCTCACCAAGTGCAGTACAAGGGAAAGTTGGCCTTGTTGTTGCAGAACTTTTTGATCTTTGGGAATGTCTGCACATGCAAAAGGATAATCACAAATCATTGTAATGCATCAAAGAAATCACAAATCACGTGCAAAGGAAGATATTGATCACAAATCCACTTACAATTTGCAAGTTTTCCCACATAGCCGGCGATCCCTCTACCATGCATCTCTTCTCGTTCCAAGAAGACCCACTTTGTTGCCTAGCCGCTTTCAACATCTTGTAATCTCTTTTCAGTTGACCCTCCTTCTCTTGAACTTGACTATTGGTGAATGATACACACTTGTTCCGTGCATGGAATTCCTTCACCATTCTATTCCATGATTCAGTGTTCCAGCCATTATCTCCTCTATAGTCTTTGTGCTCGAAAAGGATTTCAACAAGTGACTTCTCCAACTCCGCGTTCCAAATTGCTCTCTGTTTAACTTGGTTGCCTAGAAGGAATTATATTTACAATCATTTACAAACATAATAGATGTACATTGTGAAATCATGAATACACAGTAAATACAATACCTTTTGGAGAGACTCTCTTCATCCTAGTACTTGTCGCAGATAGCATCCTACCAAACTTAGGAGTTCCCTTTGGAATCATACTGAGTTTTGGCGAACCTCTTCCAACCATAGCTGTCATATATACATAACGTTATTCAACTATTACATGATGATTTATATTATACATAACTTTATTCAATTATTACATGACTCATGACTAATGTATATGCTGTTGATACTGGACCCACATCTCTTGAGCAATCGAGTCTCTCAATGTGTTGCCTTCTTCACTACTAGCTGAATTGCTCTGATCACCACTTGGCAAATCAACATAGTTTGTTGGGTCGATATTATCTGGCCGATCATCCAGCCACGACTCATCTCCTTCCATTCCTTGATTACATTGTGAAATATAGCGGCTGCAATGGGTATTTTGACTTGATTATTCAACTTGTGGAATGTTGCGACTTTAAGAATAGGAAAACACTTCTTAAGCACTCCTAGAGTCCTTTCCACATGGTTCCTTAGTATCGCATGTCGGTGATTGAACAACTCTCTAGGATTTTGTGGCCTTCTATGTCTAGCCCCAAACTCTTTCAAGTGGTATCTGACTCCCCAATACGGTGCTAGAAAAGAAGAGGTGTTTGCGTACCCGCCATCGACAAGATAAAACTTGCCTGGAGGCACCTCAAATCCTTTACTCATTGCAGACCTCAACACTCTGGAGTCTGTAGCAGAACCCTCCCATCCACTAGAAACATATGTGATCTTAAGGTTAAAATCACAAACAACCATAACATTGATGCTCAATGTTGACTTCCTATTTCTAAAAGGGGCAGCTTTTTCAGAGGCAATTGATATAGGAATGTGGGTACCATCAATGGCACCAAGACAGTCTTTGAAGAAAGGAAAGAATCTTGGATTTGTGGCAATTTTTGGATGGACTAGATTGGGGTTAGGAGGTTTCATGAATTCGCGAGCAAGACCTGGCAGAACATGCTTGAAGAAGTGCTTTAGGTGGCGGTGAAATGTATCATTGCTGTGGTGAAATTGGAGCTGGAGATCCTCATAGGAAGAGTTATGGCTTAGcatccaaagaaaaaaatccaagtTTCTCCTCGATCTTGATTCTCATATCAAGAACAAGTTCATTCCTTCGAAGATAATCAGCAAAATAATTGAAGATCCAGGGTTCCATCCGGAAAGCTACCAAACAGTTCTTCACATGTCCTTGGAGCAATCGACGGACCTCCTCCTCACCCGATACCTCAGGGCTATGACGTTGTTGCTCTTCCCCTCCTTGGTTAGAACCCAAAGGAGAAAGGGCAGGGAAAATAAAGAGCATCATGTTGtcgtcctcctcttcctccctcctctttctAACACGGTCTCTCAAAGTCATATTCATTGGATTACTATATACCAAAAGAATAGGGTagtcatatatttattgattgaAGAACAGGGCAGCCATATAGAACAGTAATGACAATGAATTCAgcttaacaaaattaaaaaggagACCCTAAGATcatccccaccaccaccactaatCCCCAATCAACATTCataatagagagagagagcaacaAACCGGAGCACCTTTCGGAGTCAAAACAAAGTCCCAGGAACGAGGCGGCTCGTCTTCACCAATCCTAGGAACTGCTAGCACAATCTGAATAAAAGCACAAAGTAATTAGAAATTAGGAAATGCACAATCAGAATTTATATATGGCCACTACTGCTACCTAATCAGCACACCAAAGCCATATAACTGATTAATAATGAACTAGAGCTGTTATATAACAACCATTTACCTAAAAGAAGAACAATTCAGATACTACTACTGCTACACTATTACAGGTTTGGCAGGttcagaagaaaaatgaactaaggaCTAGGAGTGCATCCATTCTTAACTTATTTACCATATTAACAGTACTATGACCAGATaataattttctctctttttttacatgctattcataaagaaaaaaacctgAAACATCATACAGATAATAGGCTttcagaaatttaaaatttaattaattcaagcTGCTACAGCCTACCACTAGACCGATTTGCAAACAAGTTCCAAAAGTAATAACACAAGAATCCACATGATAGCTACAAGCTGAAAATACAAGCTATGTAATGGAaccaaactttaaattaagcCACCAAGAACCTGCACCTTTCCCTTCCTTTTGGCCATTTCCATAAAGTGAATCACACtatcacacatatatacacaatatCTCTCTCACACAAAAAGTACGGGATCTCCTTGGCAGGGTTAGCCCATCCCAATTTATCCAGGATAACTAAATCAAATGTTGTTTGTAACTGATGTCAAGATCAATTGCTGCTGCCATAGGAAATTAAGGGAAATACTAAAAACTAGCAAATCTCTCAAAGGATGAACGCAAATCTCTGTGTAATCACACTAGCCGAACCAAGAACCTAGAGTTCTTCCACCAATAGTCCCCCAAAATATCGCAAGGACCTAACTGCACACCAAATCGCCAAGAACCCATTCCGATTACCACACCACCTCCCCCTTCCCTACGCAGATCAGAATCCTCAAGAAACACCCGTCCTTGGAAACCCACGCAAGAGAAGATGAACAACACAAGCACCCTATCAAGAGGAAACCCTAGCAAGAGGAAACCCTAGCACAACAGTCGTGGTGGAGAGTTACCGGAGAGAAGGAAGCGGGGAGCGCGGAGGAagaggtcgccgtcgcgtcgctaGCCGCGAGCGCCGTCTCCTCGCGTCGCCGCCACACTGTCTCCTCGCATCGCCCGTCGCgtgccgcacgccgccgcctcgcttgGAAAGAAGCCAGGGGTAGGAGGTGGGGATTGGAGCCGGGCTTGGAACAGGTGGAATGAGGCCAAAACGGGCCCGTTTCTAATTTGGGCAGGCCGAAACGAACGAGGATTCCGGGCCAGGTCAGATTTGGAAACAGGCCACTTCGTTCCGGCCGGGAACGAGGTCATTCCGGGCCATTCCAGGCCTAACCGAACGAGGCCTTAAGCGGATCGAATCCCTTCTCCAATAGAAATTAGGAGGGAAGAcataaaacttctaaaatagtAGCATGTTTGTGTTTGACAATACTGTAATAGAGAGCTCAATATTTTGGAAAATTGGACATTCAGATGGTATCGTAACTTCTAATCTAATTCAGTTTAGTGTACATTTGCGAGTGAAATTGGAGAAATTCCAACCCAAATACTAGTCAagactccccccccccccacccccctccAACACACACAAATAGTGAAGGccaaatttgatcaaaacAACACCCCATCAATAGATTACCTTAGGGTATATACTAGCGCGCTCTTACCCTAAAAGGGTCCCTACCGATGGAGCATTCGATCGATGAATTTTGCACACATTGGAACTTACTTGGGTCTAACTTTTGCCTAATCCTTTCTTTTTGCTCTAGGTAATTATGTGTTTATTGAATTTGGATCACCCCAAGACACTTTTTCAGCACATCAAAAATCTTGAGCACATCAGCTTTGGTACACCGACGAATTCCTTCACTTATGTGCTGATCATCAACTGAGATCCTCTGCAGTATTGCTCCTACAATACTGCAAACTGACAGGTGGAGCACACAGCCTGCAGTACTAAAGAGGATAGGTGCCCGTGGACCATACCTTTGTTGAAGGAGGATATGGAAAGTGGCTAGAGAAAATAGTTAGGTTGGTACAAAGTGTAACAAACGTAAAAGTTAAGTAATCGAAAGTAAAAACATTAGATAAAGGACGATCCAAAGTAAACCTTTGGCGATAAAAGATGTCTTAAACCTTGATTCAATCTACCTGGGGTGTTCTCACCGTGCCTTACCTTGACTGCAGGACGTCCATGCATGTGCGAATTGCGATTGATTTGCCAGGTTAATTTGAGATCCCCAAGGTCCTCGTCGGCAGGTGATTGTGTTAAGTTTTGTGTGTGTCATGGCCACATGGGAACTCACAATAGAGTATCCATGGCGGCTCTTGCCATTGGCCTCCCAAGCAGTTTGTTCTGCTCGAGTAACTTGCCCACAGGATAGTTTAATCAGCTTGCCCTGTGTCTGAATTCCTGCTAGTACAGTAGCTTGGGCCTAAAGTTCATCATTTTGGGGGCCTCTTTTTCGAATTTCTTTCCCCTTTTTCCTCTGTAGGGCAGCCTGCAACATGGATGCAggatgcaaaatttaaatcatgtaaACTGTACTCCTCACTTGAAGGACCACAGATTACTTTTGCTAATTGCTACGTATCAGTCTTCACTTTGTGAGTGGGAATGACACTTTCAGAAAGATAGACAAAAGATGGTTTGCAGAACATAATTCAGATTCAGCAGGTtcagcaaaaacaaaagaggGTTAAACTTGACTGCTGGATAATTCTCAGTTTAACAACTTAGCAAATATACTACTCTCAATGCATTGGCAGGGATTGAGTTAGAACTTGAATTTCCTATCCAGAAAGCTTAATCTAGCTAGCAAACATTATAGCAAATATACTACTCTCACTACATTGCAGGGACTGAGTTGAACTTGAATTTCCTATCCACAAAGCTGAAGCTAGCAATGTTAGCTAGCttctaatttaataattagCTAAAACTAGCTTAATTAACAGAGTGAAATATGATGGATAGGTTTGTTTAGTGCTTTGCCGGGTAGAAAGGCTCCATGTTGGGTTAAATTAGGCTGCTTGTTGGGGGGTGATTAACACTAATTAACAGCCGCAACTTTAGACCTTAGCCACGCCAACCCGGCGAACTATCAACGCTAATGACATGCCATTAGTGTTGCAGAATATGCATTGACACAATTATCCAGCGAAAACAACTGATGCCAAATCTCTGTCGACGCACAGGAAGCAGGTACTGAATCCTGCCTGAACTGATAACAGAGTGACTGCCTTGTCTGGCTCAAGGAGATTCTGCTGTTAATCAGGACCGATCTGACACTGTTACCATCTGCTGAAACAATCCCAAAATTTTACCTACCTCGTACTGAATGAACTATTTGTTTCTGTAATTCTGTCTGCATGTGTGTGCAGGTTGGGTTAAGTACAGTTTCAGGTTAACCTGGAGCATCAGTAACGGGAAGAGGAGAAAGGCAATTCGTTCACTCTGCGCTTTCATGAAAAGAAGTTAAGAAGAGCATATATAATCCTTGCCTAATTGACTAATTATATAACAGTGTAACACCTGTCACACTACTTGCACAAAACCCTACTCTTTTCAGTTCTTACACTCTTCTCTTGCTTCTTCTACCTCCTGCACAAGAAGCACACGCTCACAGATGGAGCTGAATGCTAGAAGCATGCAGCTGCAGCAATCtggcagcagcaggagcaagGGCAAGATCATGGCCAAGATcgttgaggaggaggaggaaggggaggaagaggaggaggaagagagtcTTAGTCTTAGCTCGGGTTGCGGCTGCTTCTTGTGCGCCATCAAGGAGCCTGatgctcgcctccgccgcggcaaTCTTGCCGCGTTCTTCCGGGAGTTGCCGTACTGCGAAGATggtgacgccggcggcggcggcggcgatggcggacAGTCATGTGGTGAGGTGGTCGGTGCGGTGTGgcgcgcggccatggcggcgcccGACGACCCGGAGCTTCCGTCGCTCGGCGCGATCCGGTGCATGTCGCTCCTCCTCGAGCACGCGCTCGCCGACGTGGGGTGGTGCCGGCGCGGCCAGAACGTGTGCGTGCCGTACTACGCCGCCCATGTCATCGGTTCGTACACCATCCGCTCCTCCGCGCACGCCGAGCTGGCGGTCGCGGCCGGTGCCGTGCGGCCGTTGCTCTCCTTCCTCGGCGGCGCCATGACGTGGGTCGAGCAGCGCGCGGCCGCGCGTGCTCTCGGCCACCTCGCCAGCTACGACGCCACGTTCCCGGCCGTGGCGCGGTATGCCGCCGAGGCGGTGCCGCTCGCCGTGCGCGCCGCGTCCACCTGCGTCGGCGATGTCTACTCGAACTTCGTCGCGCTGGCGCCGAGCAAGCGGCCGAAGTACCAGCGCGATCTCATGACACGGGGTCtggacggtggcggcggcagcggcagcggcgccgacggcgaggaccgGAAGGCGGAGGAGTGGGCGAGCCAGCTCCAGTGCTGGTCACTCTACTTCCTGAGCTGCATCGCCTCCAGGGACGTGTCATCTCATGCCACGATATGCCAAGACCACGTCTTCCTGCGCGAGCTGTGCCAGATGTGGGGCGGCCTGGCCAACGGCGACTCTCCGGCCGGCGTCGGACTGCTCCGCCTTCTCTGCAGGAGTGCGGTCGGACGCGGAGCCATCGCCGCCTGCCGCGACGCGCTCCACGGCCTCTGCGTCCTCGCGCGGTCGTCAGACGACTGGCAGTACATGGCCATCGACTgcttgctcctcctccttgacGACCGTGACACTTGGCACGCGGTGGCTGACGCCACGGCCGCGCGCCTCGCCGACCTTGCCGAGCTCCGGCACCTCGGCCCAAGGCGGCGGCTCGGCAATGCAATAACAGCTGCATTGCTTATCGACGACGACAACCTTGTCCGTGGCCGTGAGCTCGGCATGGAAGCAAACGAGGCAATCGCTAACTTGAGAGAAGTGCAAGTAGAGAGGAAAGCGAGAGAAGACGACATGTCTAGGGATGAGCTGCTCAAGAGAAGGATCATGGTTAAGGAGAAAAAGAGGCAAGGCAACGACATGTTCTGGCACGGCGAGGTGGAGAAGGCGATCGATCTGTACACCGAGGCACTGGAGCTATGCCCGCTGAGCAGGAGGAGGGAGCGTCTGGTGCTGCACAGCAACCGCGCGCAGTGCTGGCTCGCGCggcgcgacgccgacgcggcggtgAGCGACGCCACGCGCGCGCTGTCGctcgcgcggccggcggcgaacgcgcACGCCAGGAGCCTGTGGCGCCGCGCGCAGGCGTACGACATGAAGGGCA from Oryza brachyantha chromosome 3, ObraRS2, whole genome shotgun sequence carries:
- the LOC121054005 gene encoding uncharacterized protein LOC121054005, with the translated sequence MELNARSMQLQQSGSSRSKGKIMAKIVEEEEEGEEEEEEESLSLSSGCGCFLCAIKEPDARLRRGNLAAFFRELPYCEDGDAGGGGGDGGQSCGEVVGAVWRAAMAAPDDPELPSLGAIRCMSLLLEHALADVGWCRRGQNVCVPYYAAHVIGSYTIRSSAHAELAVAAGAVRPLLSFLGGAMTWVEQRAAARALGHLASYDATFPAVARYAAEAVPLAVRAASTCVGDVYSNFVALAPSKRPKYQRDLMTRGLDGGGGSGSGADGEDRKAEEWASQLQCWSLYFLSCIASRDVSSHATICQDHVFLRELCQMWGGLANGDSPAGVGLLRLLCRSAVGRGAIAACRDALHGLCVLARSSDDWQYMAIDCLLLLLDDRDTWHAVADATAARLADLAELRHLGPRRRLGNAITAALLIDDDNLVRGRELGMEANEAIANLREVQVERKAREDDMSRDELLKRRIMVKEKKRQGNDMFWHGEVEKAIDLYTEALELCPLSRRRERLVLHSNRAQCWLARRDADAAVSDATRALSLARPAANAHARSLWRRAQAYDMKGMARESLLDCLAFAGAWLNRKDGGAAAAAAAARGGNPKLPYCVARMISKQMSLTGLFSAVATNGANNGGRDDRMPHYNYSDDDGGGGDSVDGDEEGDDVDHDESEEEFADKELKLCRSGSKGLPIITGQAWRRLARRSNKTSEMLSHDRILVRSIERKVD
- the LOC102722945 gene encoding uncharacterized protein LOC102722945, with the protein product MVGRGSPKLSMIPKGTPKFGRMLSATSTRMKRVSPKGNQVKQRAIWNAELEKSLVEILFEHKDYRGDNGWNTESWNRMVKEFHARNKCVSFTNSQVQEKEGQLKRDYKMLKAARQQSGSSWNEKRCMVEGSPAMWENLQITFPKIKKFCNNKANFPLYCTWPTC